Within the Mus caroli chromosome 10, CAROLI_EIJ_v1.1, whole genome shotgun sequence genome, the region CTATTTCTAGACTGTTaacattttgttgttattctgtttgtttggtttgcttgcttgcttgcttgcttgttgtctgtttgcttttaacGATAaaagggtattggattttgtggaataatttttctgatttttttttatacattgaCTTCTTTCTCATATCCCTTCCTGGGTCCTCCCTGATATTGTAATACTTTTACTGTGTAGCTGTATTCGCTTTGCTAATTGTTTGCTATGGCTTCATGTCTCTGTTCAGGAGACATATGGGTCCACAGTTTTCTTGTGGTCTCTTTGTGATGTAGGGACAAGAGTCGCAGGCATTGTTACAGAAGGGGCTGAAAAATGTTCTTCCCTCCTCTGTTTTCTGAAGCATTTTCTGAAGGACGGCTGTTCGCTGTTGCCTAGAGACATTCAGGGGTAGAGTTTTCTGTTGGACATAAGGGACTGGCACTTATAACAGACTGGAATTAGAGACAGTGTTTTgaggcagaggaaacagaagTCATACCCAGCTTGAAAAGGAATGGGGGGGGTGCACAGCCATGCAGGGTggatgatgtggagaaagtggtCAGCATCCAAACCAGCACATGGGGTCATGTTACCAGAGAGGGTTCCAGAGTAAAGATCAACCCCATACACAAAGGGAGGGTGTTGCTGACCTTGACTGGACCCCATGGTAGGAGCAGAGTCAGCTTGCACGGGTGGAAGAAGGATCTGAACACAGGTAATGGGGATCCTGGAGGCCCGGCTTTCCCGAAGGGGAATCGTTTCCTTTTATGCAGCCTGGTTTTCCAAATAGGATGATTGTAACTGGAATGCCACTTGGGTCCAGCAGCCAGTCCCCTCTGGTATGAGAGGGCCGACTTAAGTTGATCTTTTAAATTccaggtcacacacacacttctctgggTTTTTCCTGACAACCATGAGGGTCCCCGAAGCTCCTTGAAAGGACAGTGAGGAGTAGCTTACTTGGGTCATGGTTTTGATAAAGATTGACTCTGAGATATCCTCACAAAATGAGTTCCCACTGCTGAGGTCAGAGCTTCAACAGGCTCCGGGGGACAAGACTAGGAGCCCAGCTTAGTCCCAGACTAAGGTTCTGCTTTGAGGTCCCACTCTATTCCTATAGCTCCCCTGACAGAAGCTGGACATGCTAGCTCATTAATAAACCAGGGCATCCATAACTTGCCTGTTCAGGCATAACTAGATGAGCATAAATTAACCGATCGGCCTGACCACTTCCCCAGCTGATCACTGCACCGGGTCTTCCTATAAGGAAAACCATGCATGAAAATTCTCAGCAAAATGGTCCTCAGTTTGGCCCGGTGCCTGGTCCAACCCCCACCGGTCTCTCCAACCCCCAATCTAACTCCCACCCTTCTCCCTGGAAGGTTCGGTCTTGCTTTCTATAAGCACTTTGTGTAGGGTTATCTATCTCCTCCCACTTCCCATTGTGGGGTGGACGTGTACTTTTCAGAACCAGgtccttctgggtctgtgtttcttctttggcAGGAGGAGGCTGTGACATTGCTCCAGGAACACGAGGCGGCACGGGAAACCAAGCATGAGGAGATTCCACTCATTTATTCAGGCCTAGACATAGCCCACGGGGGCTGGCTGAAACGGAAGTCATGGCTTCCACTCAATCACTTTGATGGCTACTTCTGCTGCTCGCTGTATGGCCTCGTTTTTATGCGCCAGGAGGTAACGGAAGGTGGGAACATGGGACAGCAATAACTTACGGCCCTCAGGGGCTTCAGCCAGCATGGTGAGGGCTTTTGTGGCATTCAGACACACCTTGGTCTTGGAGTTGGTGCAAAGCAACTCCAGGAGTGGTTCGATAGCATTGGCATCCAGAGCTGCATATTTTCCTGTGGGCCACAGACACTGGGTTCCCCACACATCCACACTAAAGGGGCTGTCTCCCACTGTTCTGCTGGGGATGTCTTAGGAGCAATGCCACCTATACCCACCCTcttctccactcccctcccccacattttTTGCGACACTCTTCCACAGAgcatctccttcttcctctgcttatTCAGTCCCCTATCCTGCAATCAGTCTTCATAAGACAGCATgcacagtatttttaaaagggaaaaacaaaaaacaaaacaaccacatgtTTATGTGTCGGGTATGTATTGGGCAATTGCTCTGCACCGGGTACAAAGCACATATGGTAGGCACAAAGGTGCAGGTAATAGTAGAGCCTTCAAGATGCCCTTAGAGGAGGCTGGGCACTTGCCCTATGCCCCAAACGCTAACACATCCATCACAATTCTGCCTCTCCTGACAACTGTAGAGCCAAGACCTCTCTCCTCCATCATCCAGCTCAGGGTCTGATACAGGGTAAAGACTCAGACACCCATCTGGGAATGGATGACAGAGCCATACGTCCTGGTCTCTGTGTCTCTAGTCATTGGCTGAGGTCCAATGGGTTCCTGGCCTTCCAAGTCCTCCCTCATAAGCTTGGGCAGAGGTAACCTACAATGTGGAGACACATGGGGTACCCTGCTCGACACACACAGTCGAATTCCCTCGGTGAGGATAAATGATGGAAAGAAACTCCAGACTCTGAGAAAACTACAAGTTCTCCTCCTACATGACTCAAATTCTACTACTAGGGTCCAGGGGGGAGCTTCTGGGGGCCTCTCTATCTTTGGGAAACTCTGAAACGTACTGATTACAAAGCTGAGACCCACAGAGTCGTCAGGAAacggagaggaaacagaaagcacagagggTGGACCATTCAGGAATGCCAGATGGCTTTCAGATTTTGTGAGGGGGAAGACAGGAGAATGTCCCACCTCATCTGTCAGGTGTGGAGACTATGTTAGTCTCTCCCCTTGGCCATTGGTTGGGTGGCTCAGCCTCTGCCTGACTAGGAATCCTGGCCTTGGAGGTTAAggggatgatatatatatatatatatatatatatatatatatatatatatatatatttcccacaACTTGATATAAATAGTTTTGATCAAGAAACACATAGAAGTAAGAatgaagagatggatcagaggTGAAGAGTAAGGTGTTGCTCTCACAAAGGACTTAAGTTCTGTTCCCAACACCGCAtagtgcatacatacacacacacctacactatATATATAATCACGAGTTCTAGGATCTACTTAGACCCAGGAATAAGAGAATCATAGACACCAAACTACTTGATCATGGTTCATAAGAGACCTGACCCTGAGGTGACATCTTTAGGCCAAAGAAAGGGCTTGATGTTGAGAGGCAGAGGTCCTGATGTGAGCGGCTTGTGAGAAGTCGCTGGCAGTCCACTGTGTCCCGGAAAATGAGTGAGGACTGGAATTTGGACCAAACCTCAAAAGGACTTTGATAATAAATCAAAAGTGGATTTGGATGGAGCCTTGAGGCCTGAGAGGTCACTACTTGACCCCTGACATGAGGAAGATACATCTGGAAAGCTCACTGTGGCTGCAGACAAGCTAGGGGAACCCACTCGTCCCTCCTGCCTGCACCTACCCAGCCTCGGGAACCCACAGGGCACCCTGGCCTTACCTTCAGTGGTCACTGTTGCGTGCATCAGAGCTCCGGCGGCATTCGCCTTCACCTCCTCATCTGTGTCTGACAACAGAGTCACCAGGATGGGAATGACATCATTCTTCCACACCTGATTCTTGCCATCCAACGGGATGCTGGGATAGAGAGAGGACAAATGGAGCTAAGGCCTAGGAATGTCCCAGGACACACGTAGAGATAGGACCTGTGTCGGGACTCTTACTGGTAGTCCTGGACTAGCCATGCTGGGACTAGCCATGACCAAGGCACTGAAGAACACCAGCATGGGAATATCTTGCTggggaaagagataaagaggcCCAGAGGGAAGTGAGCTTCATTCTAAGCCTTGCTTGTAAATGAAGACATGCTCATCTTGGCTTCAACGTTATGGAAGAGAAAGACCCTCAAGGGTGTGACCCACAGCAAGGCTGTTCGGCTCCACCCGAGTTTGGACTCCTCACTAGGGAAGAACAGAGCTGCTCCACACAGCAGGGTGCAGCCTTATGCTGAGCCACAGCAGGTGAGGGCCTAACCTCTCCATTCCAGCATTGTAGAAAGTCCTGTAAATGAGAGTGATGAACTGCCCAAGAGTTTCTCAACCATGGGGGGACCAGCattatcccctcccccaaaagagAGGGTTTTTCTGGCCAGGAGACTCTCCTCCCATGGTAATATCGCAGTGCACAAACAGCCCAACCAACAGACTTCAGCTGGGCTGAAGCTTGCTTGCTTCACTGCCCACAGGACTCTCATTTTGCAGAACTTTTTAACACCTCAAACACATAGGTATTTTATGGGAACGCTGTTTAGGAAACAGTTCTGGCAGCCACTTCTCTGGGATACTGTGATGCTATTGGCTTTCTAGGTTGGTCTCTACCCTGAGGCCATTTATCAAGGACGTGAAGTCCTAGGTCTACCTGCAGGGCTGTCCTGAGCTTATCTACTCAATGACTCAAGGCCAGTACTAGtccagacacagaagaaagagaTGATTTAGCTGCCTCAGGACGAGAGGCTTTAGGAGCATGTGATCTAGCCCTTGGTCTGCATCCCCCATTGTGGGGGACACAAAATGGTAAGGGGTGGTGAGGGACACGGGTTGATGGGAGAGACCAGAGGAGCTGGGCAGAATCTATACTCTGCCCAGAGATTCACTGGATGGGGATCTCCAGGCAAAGACCTAATAGATGGGTGGGTCTGGGAATGTGCAGAATAATAAACATTCGGAACTAGCATCCCAAGCCCTGGGTCAGGCCCACCAGAAATACCAGATAGAAGGAAAGCTAGGACTTAGAGGATAGCAAGGCCTTCCCTCCCCCTCGCTCTGAGGGGATGTGGACAAGGGCAAAGTGTTCCCCTGGGACACAGGACTAATTGTTGAGATGTTCTGTGCTCCCTCAGTCTTCAGGCCAGGGTTTAGACTGCGATCCTACGTGAAAGTCAAGCAAGTGACTAGGTTTCATGCTTTCGTTTTTCCCACCTCTAAAGGCAGGAGTCCCCTTCCTTAACAATTGTCAAACTGTTGACTTTACTGGTGATGCCTGGAGTGTTTGCATACCTAGTTACCACCGGCAGTCATTATTATCGATGGAGTTCATCTGCTTGTCTTCCTCACAGAGAGGTGACCAGTTAGCTAGGTTTGTCCGGGATGGGAGTGAGAGAGAGTTCCTGGGATACAGGACAATCTCAGGCCAGACGCCACGGGTCACGCTTActggaaaggacactcttcaGACCTAGTGACCTCTTTCCCCAGGACACAAGGGAGTTAGACAAAGGCTGCCTGGGTGCATGTCCTGTGACAGGCATGGCTAGGCGAAGCCCCACTGGCTGATCTACCGATAGGCCAGGAGCAAGTTCGGTGGCCTTCTCCAACCCTCAGCAGAAACTCAAGGAGGTGGCTCCTCGAGCCAACACAGAGCCAACACAGAGCAGACCTCACCTGATGGCAATGAGCGCCCGGGCGGCTTTGCTGCGGATTTCGGAGTTTTTGCTAAGGAGCTTCTCCTTAAAACAGGGCACGGCTTGGCTCTCTAGGGCCTCGGTGGCGTCCTCCTGAAGGCACAGCGCCAGAGTGTCCAAGATGATCTCCTGAATATGGTCCTCCTCCTTCTGCAGCTTCCGTACCAGCGAGGGGATCAGGCCACTCTGGACGATACCCTGGGCCCCTGCACGGCAGGAAGAGGCATTGAGGCTCCTTTTCCCCCTGCCCTGTCTAGGAGAGGACAGAATCGGGGAATGGGTGGGAGATTACAGATGCAGTGAGTCTAGAGTTAGACCTGAGAAAACGATCCCTGAGAAGGATAGAAATCTTTGCTACCTGTGCTCTggcccggggtgggggtgggggacgggCATCGAAGGTAGATGGGTATAGTGGCCATGAGAAGCTGCAACTCACTGGGGCAGATCCAGGCATACAGAGACCCCCAGTCTTCCATACTGTTGTGGATCGGACATAAACTATCCCTAAAGGTTtatgtgggggtttttttggttttttttttaagatttatttattattatatgtaagtacactggagctgtttTCAGATAccctagaagaaggcatcaaatctcattacagatggttgtgagtcaccatgtggttgctgggatttgaactcaggaccttcggaagagcagtcagtgctcttaaccgctgagccatctctccagtccggtTTACGTGTTTTTAAAGACTCTATCCCCACCAAGTGCTTCAGTTGAGCAGGTCGCTAGGGCCGTGCCTTTGAAAACTGTCTTATTCCCAACCACcacttcttcccctccctccttctttttctccctccctctcctttttttctctctcttcctctttcctccttctctatcTACCCAACCTGCCCATAAGGTGAGCATCTCTGCTCCACCACAGCTGCTACCATGGCGCTACTGCTACCAAGAAGCCACATGAACATGGACTAAAGCCTAGGAGACCATGAGTCGAAATAAATCATCCTTCCTTATGATAacttgtatatgctcggcccagggagtgacattattagatggtgtggtcttgttggagtagctgtggccttgctggagtgggtggggccttgttggagtagatgtgtcactgtgggcatggacttagAGAccctcaccccagttgcctgggagtcagtcttctgctagcagccttcagatgaagatgtagaactctctgctcctcctgtaccatgcctgcctggatgctgccatgttcctgccttgatgatactggactcaacctttgaacctgtaaccAACCtttgagccagccccaattgaacattgtcctttataagacttgccttggtcactgtgtgtcttcacagcaatttaaaaaacaaaacaaaaacaaaaaccctaagacattcctttacattgatttttttttaactcacgtATTCTGTCATACATAAAGGGAAATTAACTAAATTTCCTCCAGAGCAGTGGGGAAGCGTTGGGCCTCCTTTTACATCCAAACTATGCCAAAAGTTGCTGGAGTCTGAGACAGAAACAGTATCTCCTGCCCGCAAAAGATCTACATCCCCATCTGGAAATGACAGGAATCCAAGACTCTGGCCAGCGTTTCTTTTTGAAATACCTTTGGCCGTGCAGGAAGCAGGACTGTACTGGCTTCTTTTACAGGACTGTGCGGCTTTCACTGCTGTGACTACACCCCTAACAGGGGCTATGTGCTCTGGAGGAGGAGTTCACCCCCGGCAGGGGAGGTACGGCAATGGGTGGCTCCATAGCAATGGAAGCTAAAGCTGGGATCTTTTACCAGCTCAGTTTCTGCAGAAGAGAATGAACATGCTGGAcagtaatgggggggggggggaacaggcTATAAACTTTAAGGTATACCCCAgctgatgcacttcctccagccaggctctgcctcctaaaggttccacaacctcccTAAGACAGTGTCACTATCTTGAGACCAAGAGTTCAGTCACATGaacctgtggtggtggtggtggtgggggggggttaTAACCAAACCACAGGGTACAGATGCTAGAAGCACAGTGATAGGGGACACCCAATAAACAGGACCTACCCCTCTCCTTTTGGAGAACCCAGAATAGGACCCAGATGGCGCCCGGAAAGTCCCAGGCTATCAGAGCACCCTTCCcaattcacagcaatgaaaaggaaCAAAGGGGAGCTCTCTTTCCTGCCGCCCAAGGGCCACCTGTGACTGCTTGCTGCCTGGCAGCCAGTCCCTCTGCCAGGCCTCTCCAGCAGCCCACTGTGCCCACTACAAAGCCTCCCATTGCCCCTGAGGAGACGGCCACCAGCAGACatctctcttttggcctcctcagcTAAACCCTCTAATTTACTCTAGAGAGGCAAATGAACAGGTTAATTAGCCTAAAGGTCTCTCAGTGCCAATTAGCACCGGGGAATTTCCTCTTTGAGGGCATCACCCCggctttccctcccaggtccctgagGATTTCAGATGGCAGGTGACTGTGGCGATGGGGtggaggggcagggcagggatcCCAGGAGCAGTCACTGCTCCTCCTGTTCCCAGATGACCAATGGTTCCTGTTGCTGCTCTCCAGTTTCTCCCTGGGGTGATTCTACCTATTCTTGCTCAAGGGCAGCTCCCGGAAGCTGCTTCCCCGACTGCTTCAAGTGAACtgggtttggttggttagtttgcttgcttgcttgcttgctttatttccCACCCAGACTCCCAAAGTTTCCATTTGACATCTAAGTGTATCTTTTTCCCTGGCTGGGTGACTTTGAACCTATTACTGAATCTCTGAGCCTGCTTTCCTCAGTACCGAAATGGCCTCAGTGTTAAACGCCAGTAGAAGCTATGCATCCCCTTGACTGGCACTTGATTCTGCCCTAACTCTGCCTCTGGGGCTAAGCTTCCCGGGAAATCCCAGGGGCTGATGTCCTTGCTGCCTGAGACTACTGTCTTGAGTCGAGACAGATGCCTGCTAAGGGAAGGACAAAGTGAAGTGAGGCCGGAAAAGTTATAATTTTAGAGGCGATCTCCTTGCTTCTATCTAGCCCCCTTCCTTGGTAAgagactgaggcccagagagcaaGGTCCAACACCAAAGGATAGCCAGCAAAGCATCTGTCTCTAAGCAGCAAAACCAAGACTCATTCTGAGACAGAggggaaaatttaaaactaaagttTGTGCCTGGAAGTGTCTTTTCTGCTCATTTACATTGTTGCTTTTCAGCTAAGAAGACAAGAGGCAGGCCTGGATATTTATAACTAACCCAGGTGCAGTCTGACATGTTAAGAGGGGGGGAATACATGGACCCCAAGGAAAACATAATGCAGAAACCCACCCTGTTGCCACAGCCTGAGAATCAGTGAGTGTTGGGGGATAGGGATAGGTGGAGCACAGAAAGGAGCCAGCCAGGACAGATGCCATCCCTCAAGGACAGGTCCTGGATAGCTGAAGCTCCAGAGAGGAGCAGGATGCCCCCTGCCCACAGTGGAGAAGCAGGAAGGCTAGCAGAGGACCAGCTAGGTTCAAATCAATAGGGAATAAATGTccctgaaattttatttattttgttgttgttgttgttgttgttgttgttgcaacaGGCTCTAGCCAGCACTAGACCTTGTAGACTGACTCTGGGGCCTGTTCCTCTTTTCTCTATTCGAGGTTTTCGTTATCTGACTATTCTCAACAACACAGCTCACAGAGTCTGTGAGCCCATGCCCCTCTCAACTGCtactcctcccctgcctcctcgGTAGAAAACTAATCTTAAACTTTTCTCTGCTGGCTCTTAAGCCAACCTCCTCAATCTTACTAAAAGGCCATTAGCTAGCTGTGACTGTTCCTAGTAGTCTTGCAGGTTTGATAGGCGCCAGTGTGCACAAGTTAGCCTTTCGAAAGGTTCTCGCTGAACCTCACGTCCCTTCATGCCCACCCTGGAACTCACCTCTCTCTGATATCCTTGCTCAGCCCAAGCATTTTTCTTCAAAAAGCTAGCCCACTGTTCATTGCTCTCCTTTCTATATGCTCCGGAAGCCCCACTGGATTGCCATAACGACATAGCTACAAGAACGAATGATCATGCTTTCTACATGCCCTGCCTCCGCTTTACAGCTTCCagtgtcttctttttattattattattattagtagtagtagtagtagtattttatttatttacatttcaattattgTCCCCTGTCCGGATCCCCCCTCTAAGAAcactcccacccccttcccacccccactcacccactcccacctcacccttcCAAAGTCTTCTAAAAAGGTGAAAGCTATATTTTATAAGTATGCAAAGCGTGGAGGCCACCAGTAAAAGACCACATGAGACAAAAGCCTCTCACTTTGTGGTAGTTGCCAATGTCAGGTCCAGCAGACCCCAAACAGCCCAGGTAGACTGTCTAGGGACTAGCCTCTGCTCCCTCGCCTGGAATATTGTAAGTTCCATTGGAAATTCAATTGCCAAATGTAATTCCTACATTGGTTTTATCCTCTGCAGAAAGCTGAACTCTGACCCCTGAACCTGCTGCAGAAACTGCCTCTGCCCAGCCTAAATCACTTGCTAAGGTGTATTTCCTACATGTATTAACCCTCTGAAGAGTCGATAGTACAGTTTTTGACAGATTAGGAGACTGTCAGCCAGGTTCCAGTGACAGACTGGCTGCACAGCCGGATGAGTTGGTGGAAATGTTCTTCAGCCATTAGCAAAAGTCCTTCGGTCCTTATTGGTCACTGTAGCAAGACAGGTGTTTTGATTTGCTTCAGTAGTACCCATAACCAGTATCTGGTCCCATCCCTAAAAGTTTAGGCAGCCCTTTCACAGGTGGGCTGTCTACCTGGGGTATGCAGTACAACAGTCAGCCACTGCACAACAGAGGAGACAGTCCCAGGAAAACGGTGTGATTGTTGTCCTGCCTCTGGAGCATCTAGCTGGCAAGCACCAACATTATCGTCATGGCTCCCCATCTCATCCTGGGCTCTAAGGCATATATGCTTTAAGTTACAAGaatggagaaggcagagaggcactACTGTGGTGGCCCCTGGCCTGAGTCTTTCTTGTACAGGAGTAAGGTACTACCAGCCAAGACACACACACGGACTCCTCCAGATGAGAACAGAATCTCACAGCTAGGTTCGTTTGTCAAAGATCTGATGTCTCCTGGGGAGTTTCCAAAGAGGTCAGGGGCTTCATTGATCTGGAACCCTTCGGCTTCTCTCTGTTGCGGGGGTCGACTCCCAGAAGTGCCCCTACATGCTAAAaaaggagagcagaagagagggcGAACCATATGCTGCGAAATCTCGCCAGCTTAACCCATCAGGGTTTTCTCGCGCCCTAAAGGATTGACATTATCCAAGGAAGCCTGGACGACAGCACCTTGCAAAAAGACATTGTAGGAGAATAGGTTGCCAGGGCTGAGTTCGAACCCCATTTGAGGTAGGGCAGGAAAGCCAGCGTGCAAGGAACCGGGGCTACACTGCTCTGAAGGTGGGTTTCCCAAGATGCTAGAAGTAGCTTCGGGAAGGCTCGGCGCAGTGCAGTGCCACAGTAGCTGGAGCCAGCAGCGCGTGCGGTAAGGCGGCGCGCGCACAGCCGCGCCCCGCCCCTGTCTGTCGTTATTGGACTACTCGCACGTCCGTCGGCAGTTATCGCCCAATGGGAAACGAGCCGGAGCTAGTGGTCGGGCGGCAGCGCGTGGTGCGGGGCAGACAAGCGGCAGACCCCGCCCGCGGTTGGCCTGGCAACGGACTGCGCTCGCGACTCCGCCCCCTGCCGGCGGCAGCGCGGTGCGGGGCGGGTGGACCCGCTTGCAGGCGGCGCGGGAGGGCGGAGGAGGGAGCCAGGGCGGCGGAGCGTGTGTGCCACCCGCGGACCGGTCACGTCCTCGCGCGGCCGTCGGCACCCGCTTCGTGCAGAACCAGGGCGCCACAGCCCTACGCTCGCGGCCCCGCCCCGCCGGGTGCAGCTCGACCGACGCACGAAGCCGCGCCCGGGAGGTGAGTGAGTGAGCGCACCAGCGGCCCCGGCGCGCACAGCTGAACCCGGGGCTGGG harbors:
- the Rsph14 gene encoding radial spoke head 14 homolog, whose product is MAHARISMYMPPDIDPTKAAIAYGCRALSKLNEELQSGDLLTRQKALVALCDLMHDPEYVYEAINIGCLESLKTLLRDDDNLVRIKTTEVLYIMATHYVGRVGFLKHDIIQALSLLLSDHQTLCRENLHQAYKHLAQLPKGAQGIVQSGLIPSLVRKLQKEEDHIQEIILDTLALCLQEDATEALESQAVPCFKEKLLSKNSEIRSKAARALIAISIPLDGKNQVWKNDVIPILVTLLSDTDEEVKANAAGALMHATVTTEGKYAALDANAIEPLLELLCTNSKTKVCLNATKALTMLAEAPEGRKLLLSHVPTFRYLLAHKNEAIQRAAEVAIKVIEWKP